In one Camelus ferus isolate YT-003-E chromosome 14, BCGSAC_Cfer_1.0, whole genome shotgun sequence genomic region, the following are encoded:
- the GPR12 gene encoding G-protein coupled receptor 12: MNEDLKGNVSRLPRDYLDARAAENVSAAASSQVPVVEPEPELVVNPWDIVLCTSGTLISCENAIVVLIIFHNPSLRAPMFLLIGSLALADLLAGIGLIINFVFAYLLQSEATKLVTIGLIVASFSASVCSLLAITVDRYLSLYYALTYHSERTVTFTYVMLIMLWGTSICLGLLPILGWNCLRDESTCSVVRPLTKNNAAILSISFLFMFALMLQLYIQICKIVMRHAHQIALQHHFLATSHYVTTRKGVSTLAIILGTFAACWMPFTLYSLIADYTYPSIYTYATLLPATYNSIINPVIYAFRNQEIQKALCLICCGCVPSSLSQRARSPSDV, encoded by the coding sequence ATGAATGAAGACCTGAAGGGCAATGTAAGCAGGCTGCCTCGGGATTATTTAGATGCCCGTGCTGCGGAGAACGTCTcggctgctgcctcctcccaggtTCCTGTTgtagagccagagccagagctcGTGGTCAACCCCTGGGACATTGTCTTGTGTACCTCGGGTACGCTCATCTCCTGTGAGAATGCCATCGTGGTCCTTATCATCTTCCATAACCCCAGCCTGCGTGCACCCATGTTCCTGCTGATAGGCAGCCTGGCTCTTGCAGACCTGCTGGCCGGCATCGGACTGATCATCAATTTTGTTTTTGCCTACCTGCTTCAGTCAGAAGCCACCAAGCTGGTCACAATTGGACTCATTGTcgcctctttctctgcctctgtctgcagcttGCTGGCTATCACTGTGGACCGCTACCTCTCCCTGTATTACGCTCTGACCTACCACTCGGAGAGGACGGTCACATTTACCTATGTCATGCTGATCATGCTCTGGGGGACGTCCATCTGCCTGGGACTGCTGCCCATCCTGGGCTGGAACTGCCTCCGAGACGAGTCCACCTGCAGTGTGGTCAGACCCCTCACCAAGAACAACGCCGCCATCctctccatctccttcctctTCATGTTTGCACTCATGCTCCAGCTCTACATCCAGATCTGCAAGATTGTGATGAGGCACGCCCACCAGATCGCCCTGCAGCACCACTTCCTGGCCACCTCGCACTACGTGACCACCCGGAAGGGGGTATCGACCCTGGCCATCATCCTGGGGACCTTCGCTGCTTGCTGGATGCCTTTCACCCTCTATTCCTTGATAGCTGATTACACCTACCCCTCCATCTACACCTACGCCACCCTCCTGCCCGCCACCTACAATTCCATCATCAACCCTGTCATCTATGCTTTCCGAAACCAAGAGATCCAGAAAGCCCTCTGCCTCATTTGCTGCGGCTGCGTCCCGTCCAGCCTCTCCCAGAGAGCGCGGTCACCCAGCGACGTGTAG